A window of Corvus hawaiiensis isolate bCorHaw1 chromosome 17, bCorHaw1.pri.cur, whole genome shotgun sequence contains these coding sequences:
- the LOC125334742 gene encoding BPI fold-containing family B member 3-like: MSVFWTVVLLNSLLIPSQGLGLLSLVDRGDMNGMRDSPAKGLPQRSQDGLLGGNLLGGLLGKDGVVGGLLGKDGAVGSLLGKDGPVGSLLGKDGVVGGLLGKDGAVGSLLGKDGPVGSLLGKDGVVGGLLGKDGAVGSLLGKDGPVGSLLGKDGVVGGLLGKDGAVGSLLGKDGVVGGLLGKDGAVGSLLGKDGPVGSLLGKDGVVGGLLGKDGAVGSLLGKDGVVGGLLGKDGAVGSLLGKDGVVGGLLGKDGAVGGLLGGDGLLGGLLGGDGLLGGDCLLGGLLGKDGVVGGLLDKDGVLGGLLGKGGVIDGLLGKDGLVDTLLDTVLELLIGKNGLLGKNGLVGSLLGRNGEDLMGLRIVNNTLPKISLHSLPGFGHQVDFNTQLLVESSVPGQPLCKQVEVDVTMLVQDTWTAHQNALNCKTVDINTYVRPRVPVLDEPLKRLLSNVLQDLGCNIINAKLKVLSSLLGSGNQVLPLGALGDLPSFSILSADAIQMDLKLLSENARGGMTTPMQGLPLTASLKLATGRPPRLSLSQDTLSALLEQVQGQGALNLSITSLTGSKFPLQGQVPESSSLTMDALFPFIPQLARVLPDSLPLELRVRVSNEPVVTVRDGRATVTLKASIDAISPALQTSQGLLFSFDVDIVLNITPSVSDGKLQTSLALDSINLTRFPSSLDASTASSLTEWLKKVLTNVYVPSVRDAFHVSVPLPNVLNTSLRNAEVDITDVDEFSGQTTLERFCSGGASMLFPF; this comes from the exons ATGTCGGTGTTTTGGACTGTTGTCCTCCTCAACAGCCTGCTGATCCCTTCACAAGGACTTGGACTCCTGTCCTTGGTTGACAGAGGAGATATGAATG GTATGAGAGATTCACCAGCCAAAGGTCTTCCCCAGAGATCTCAGGATGGTCTCCTTGGTGGCAATCTGCTTGGTGGTCTCCTTGGAAAAGACGGAGTTGTTGGAG GTCTTCTGGGCAAAGACGGTGCTGTTGGCAGTCTCCTTGGAAAAGACGGTCCTGTAGGCAGTCTCCTTGGAAAAGATGGAGTTGTTGGAGGTCTCCTGGGCAAAGACGGTGCTGTTGGCAGTCTCCTTGGAAAAGACGGTCCTGTAGGCAGTCTCCTTGGAAAAGACGGAGTTGTTGGAGGTCTTCTGGGCAAAGACGGTGCTGTTGGCAGTCTCCTTGGAAAAGATGGTCCTGTAGGCAGTCTCCTTGGAAAAGATGGAGTTGTTGGAGGTCTCCTGGGCAAAGACGGTGCTGTTGGCAGTCTCCTTGGAAAAGATGGAGTTGTTGGAGGTCTCCTGGGCAAAGACGGTGCTGTTGGCAGTCTCCTTGGAAAAGATGGTCCTGTAGGCAGTCTCCTTGGAAAAGATGGAGTTGTTGGAGGTCTCCTGGGCAAAGACGGTGCTGTTGGCAGTCTCCTTGGGAAAGACGGAGTTGTTGGAGGTCTCCTGGGCAAAGACGGTGCTGTTGGCAGTCTCCTTGGAAAAGATGGAGTTGTTGGAGGCCTTCTTGGCAAAGATGGAGCTGTTGGTGGCCTCCTTGGTGGAGATGGTCTCCTAGGTGGTCTCCTTGGTGGAGATGGTCTCCTTGGTGGAGATTGTCTCCTAGGTGGTCTCCTTGGCAAAGATGGTGTAGTTGGTGGTCTGCTTGACAAGGATGGTGTCCTCGGTGGTCTCCTTGGCAAAGGTGGTGTCATTGATGGTCTCCTTGGCAAAGATGGTCTTGTTGATACTCTCCTTGACACCGTCCTTGAGCTTCTCATTGGCAAAAATGGTCTCCTTGGCAAAAACGGTCTCGTTGGCAGCCTTCTTGGTAGAAATGGTGAAGATCTCATGGG ACTGAGAATTGTGAACAACACCCTCCCCAAAATCAGTCTGCACTCCCTGCCGGGCTTTGGGCACCAGGTGGACTTCAACACCCAGCTGCTGGTAGAGAGCAG TGTGCCGGGCCAGCCGCTCTGCAAGCAGGTGGAGGTAGATGTGACCATGCTGGTCCAGGACACGTGGACAGCTCACCAGAATGCTCTGAACTGCAAGACTGTTGACATAAACACCTATGTGAG ACCCAGAGTGCCAGTTCTGGATGAGCCTTTGAAACGCCTCCTTAGCAATGTCCTGCAGGATCTG ggctgcaaCATCATCAACGCCAAGCTCAAGGTGTTGAGCTCCCTGCTCGGCTCCGGGAACC AGGTGCTCCCACTCGGGGCTCTGGGGGACCTGCCCTCCTTCTCCATCCTCAGTGCTGATGCCATCCAGATGGATCTGAAA CTCCTCTCTGAGAATGCCAGAGGTGGCATGACAACCCCCATGCAGGGGCTGCCACTCACTGCCAGCCTGAAGTTGGCCACCGGCCGCCCGCCACggctcagcctttcccaggaCACCCTCAgcgccctgctggagcaggtccaggggCAGGGAGCCCTCAACCTCAGCATCACCAGCTTGACGGGTAGCAAATTCCCTCTGCAAGGCCAG GTTCCCGAGAGCAGCTCGCTGACCATGGATGCCCTTTTCCCGTTCATCCCCCAG cTCGCCCGGGTCCTCCCTGACTctctgccactggagctgcgtGTCCGAGTGAGCAACGAGCCAGTGGTGACTGTGAGGGACGGAAGAGCCACTGTCACCCTCAAAGCCTCTATCGACGCCATCAGTCCCGCCCTGCAGACCTCCCAGGGGCTCCTGTTCTCCTTCGATGTG GACATTGTTCTGAACATCACCCCATCAGTCTCTGATGGCAAATTGCAAACCTCCCTGGCTCTTGACAG CATCAACCTGACACGGTTCCCCTCGAGTCTTGACGCTTCCACT GCCTCCTCGCTCACAGAATGGCTCAAGAAGGTCCTCACAAATGTATATGTACCTTCTGTTAGAG ATGCCTTCCATGTGTCAGTCCCACTGCCCAATGTCCTTAACACCAGCCTCAGGAACGCTGAAGTTGACATCACTGAT GTGGACGAGTTTTCCGGCCAGACCACTCTAGAAAGATTCTGCTCAGGAGGAGCCTCGATGCTGTTCCCTTTCTGA